The proteins below are encoded in one region of Sideroxydans lithotrophicus ES-1:
- a CDS encoding bifunctional diguanylate cyclase/phosphodiesterase, translating to MPPSAPETLRLRIVMVTVFGLGLAIQALSLLAGDLDKHVFLRSLPVHGAIEMAGSVIAAMVAYLLLRLHAIGEGSSFNHQIAAALLAMSGLDGLHAMMPDGESFVWLHSLATAFGGLLFAMIWLPGHWFKPVMRHWPLNAFLMAAAMGIYSILQPGQIPQMLASGQFTQAAVIMNIGGGLFLLLAAVKLFLTYRHSAKSEDLLFFFQCLILASAAITFMQSSIWDMPWWGWHMQRLAGYTLTLWLVVKTAKTIEGKTLLSNRLLKQQIEDRKQAENQLRIAATAFETHEAIMITDAHANIIRVNQAFQNITGYSPEDVIGKNPRVLSSGRQGSEFYAAMWKRLLGSGSWTGEIWDKRKNGEVYPKWLTITAVKDNEGVTTEYVAIFSDITLRKHAEEEIYTLAFYDSLTKLPNRRHLLDRINQARSISARSNHYGALLFLDMDRFKILNDTLGHDYGDLFLVEVSRRMRNCVRDMDTVARIGGDEFVVLIEEIGTDNEEVSTKVALIAEKIRAALTEPYLLKDKEHHSSPSIGVCLYLGNEESVDTLLRHADLAMYQAKESGRNGVRFFDPAMQLAVETRAALEADMRHAVTGKQLRLYYQIQLTSDHRPLGAEALIRWMHPVRGLVSPAQFIPIAEESSLILEIGHWVLETACKQLVLWSKHERTRNLILAINVSAQQFNKHDFVDTVSTLLHLHQLNPNRLKLELTESVVLSDVADVVSKMHALKALGVKLALDDFGTGYSSLSYLKQLPLDQIKIDRSFVSDVTTDPSDAVMVQTIINLAHNFRMNVIAEGVETEDQLNFLKQNGCMAYQGFLFGKPMPIDEFEALLGQTQTLA from the coding sequence ATGCCTCCCTCAGCTCCTGAAACACTGCGCTTGCGCATCGTGATGGTCACAGTCTTCGGACTGGGCCTGGCGATTCAAGCGCTGAGCCTGCTGGCGGGGGATCTTGATAAGCATGTATTCCTGCGCAGCCTGCCAGTACATGGTGCGATCGAAATGGCCGGATCCGTCATCGCCGCGATGGTTGCCTATCTGCTGCTGCGCCTGCATGCGATTGGCGAGGGAAGCAGTTTCAACCACCAGATCGCTGCTGCCCTGCTGGCCATGAGCGGCCTGGATGGCTTGCACGCCATGATGCCCGACGGCGAGTCATTCGTCTGGCTGCATAGCCTGGCAACTGCCTTTGGCGGCCTGTTGTTCGCGATGATCTGGCTGCCGGGGCACTGGTTCAAGCCGGTCATGAGGCACTGGCCCTTGAATGCCTTTTTGATGGCAGCTGCCATGGGGATTTACTCCATCCTCCAGCCCGGCCAGATACCGCAGATGCTTGCGTCGGGACAGTTCACGCAAGCGGCCGTGATAATGAACATCGGCGGCGGCTTGTTCCTGCTGTTGGCTGCGGTAAAGCTATTTCTCACCTATCGCCATTCGGCAAAATCCGAAGACCTGCTGTTCTTCTTCCAGTGCCTGATCCTTGCCTCTGCTGCCATCACGTTCATGCAGTCCAGCATTTGGGATATGCCCTGGTGGGGATGGCATATGCAACGCCTGGCGGGTTACACATTGACGTTATGGCTGGTCGTTAAAACTGCAAAAACCATCGAAGGAAAGACGCTGCTGAGCAATCGGCTGCTGAAGCAGCAGATCGAAGATCGCAAGCAGGCAGAGAACCAGTTGCGCATCGCTGCTACCGCATTCGAGACCCATGAGGCCATCATGATCACCGATGCCCATGCCAACATCATTCGCGTCAACCAGGCATTCCAGAATATCACCGGCTACAGTCCGGAAGATGTGATCGGAAAAAACCCGCGCGTGCTGAGTTCCGGCCGCCAGGGCAGCGAGTTCTATGCCGCGATGTGGAAGCGATTGCTGGGCTCGGGTTCCTGGACGGGCGAGATATGGGACAAGCGCAAGAACGGCGAAGTCTATCCGAAATGGCTGACCATCACCGCCGTCAAGGATAATGAAGGTGTGACCACCGAATACGTCGCCATCTTCAGCGACATCACCCTGCGCAAACACGCAGAAGAAGAGATCTACACGCTCGCCTTCTACGACTCCCTGACCAAACTGCCCAATCGACGCCACCTGCTGGACCGCATCAATCAGGCACGATCGATATCGGCGCGCAGCAATCATTACGGCGCATTGCTCTTCCTCGACATGGACCGTTTCAAGATCCTTAACGATACACTGGGCCATGATTACGGTGACCTGTTCCTGGTCGAGGTATCAAGACGCATGCGCAACTGCGTGCGCGACATGGACACTGTGGCGCGCATCGGCGGCGATGAATTCGTGGTGCTGATCGAAGAGATCGGCACCGACAACGAGGAAGTGTCCACCAAGGTCGCGTTGATCGCCGAAAAGATCCGCGCGGCACTGACTGAGCCATATCTGCTCAAGGATAAAGAGCACCACAGCTCGCCGAGCATAGGCGTGTGCCTGTATCTCGGTAACGAGGAATCGGTGGATACCCTGCTCAGACACGCAGACCTGGCCATGTACCAGGCCAAGGAATCGGGACGCAACGGTGTGCGCTTCTTCGATCCCGCCATGCAACTCGCAGTAGAGACCCGCGCCGCGCTCGAGGCCGACATGCGCCACGCAGTTACCGGCAAACAACTGCGGTTGTATTACCAGATCCAGCTGACAAGCGATCACCGTCCGTTGGGTGCAGAAGCTTTGATCCGCTGGATGCATCCAGTGCGCGGTCTGGTTTCCCCGGCCCAATTCATCCCCATCGCAGAGGAAAGCTCCCTGATCCTGGAGATCGGCCATTGGGTGCTCGAAACCGCCTGCAAGCAACTGGTGCTCTGGAGCAAACATGAACGAACACGCAATCTGATATTGGCGATCAATGTAAGTGCCCAGCAATTCAACAAGCATGACTTCGTGGACACCGTTTCGACGCTGCTGCATCTCCACCAGCTCAACCCCAATCGCCTGAAACTCGAACTGACAGAAAGCGTGGTGCTGAGCGATGTGGCCGACGTGGTAAGCAAGATGCATGCGTTGAAGGCATTGGGCGTCAAGCTGGCACTGGATGATTTCGGCACCGGCTATTCATCGCTGTCCTACCTGAAACAACTGCCGCTGGATCAGATCAAGATCGACCGCAGTTTTGTCAGCGATGTCACGACCGACCCCAGCGATGCGGTGATGGTGCAGACCATCATCAACCTGGCCCACAACTTCCGCATGAATGTGATCGCGGAAGGTGTCGAGACAGAGGATCAGCTCAACTTCCTCAAGCAGAACGGCTGCATGGCATACCAGGGTTTCCTGTTCGGAAAACCGATGCCGATCGACGAGTTCGAGGCACTACTGGGGCAAACTCAGACACTTGCATAA